The Lineus longissimus chromosome 6, tnLinLong1.2, whole genome shotgun sequence sequence TTCAGCTCCAACTGTTTTGATAGAATCCTTGCCTGGGTTATACCGATAGTCGTACCACCACGACTCAGCGATGCAGTCGTCAGTGGAAAGTCATGAAACTGCATCTTCTGTATTGCTTGCACACGTTCCTGCTCCGCGTTCAGGGCACACGCCAATGACGATGCACTCATATATTTAGTTTTGACTTTAGAACTAGCTTGTGTCATTTTTCCCACAGCGAGACTAGCTGCAGAGAATGCCCCGCCACTGGCAGATCGGGTGGTATTGACGAGGCTGCTGCCTGCAGATCTGGCTGTTGGAACACTTGACGTTGAAGCAGTAGCAGTTGATCGTCCGAGTCCTGATAAGAGTTGTTGAATCTGTGTTGTGTTTGACGATGAGGTGGTGAAATGAATGGTCGATTGTTTCCCACTTGACCGCTGTAACGAATATAGGCCACCAAGTGCCGATAAGCGACCAATCAAAGGGGAGTTGACAGTAGCTGGTGGTGTCTTAGGTGACAACTGGGTCAGAAGTTCACTTTGAGACGTTGGACTAATGACCTGAGAAGGCGGGTCCAGAGCAGACCCAGCAGAGCCTTcattgactgtcactgacaATGGTTTCTGCTCTTTCTGCAAAGCTTGTAAAGTGCTGAATGCCAAACCACTCACAGTTGCAGTGGTCTGATTCGTCATGACAGTTTTAGAATGGGCAGGCTGCAAAGAACTTGTCGGCACAACGCCAAGAATCGTTGTCGGTAGCAACGTTCCTGAACTCGAGGATGAACTACTAGAATGGCTGGCCTCATCCAACGTCAGCAGACGCCCCTCTGGTACAGCACTGATGGTATCTTTGGTTGATGTAATCAACCCGGTGATATCGGGTCTCAGATGAGGTTTGATCGCTCCGGTGAGTAACCCGGCAAGTTCTGTCTTGTCAGTAGGGGGCGTTGATGCCAGTGGACTCCCGGCTTCTGATGACTTTGCGGATGAAACTCGACGTTTGATTGGCACAGGTATCGGGCTGGTGCTCCTCTTCCTTTTGTTGTAAGTTCTTTTGGCTGCAAGTGAAaggcaagtaaatggttacATCTTTAAACACTAAAGTGCTGTAGTCATCTTCTCAACTCCTACAACATTAACtccatatgaaaacaaatgaacaCAGCGGCAAAGTGTCCTACTTGTGATCCAAAGGTTTCAGATTTGAGGGAACAACACTGTCTGCTACTTGCCTGGTATTCCCTTCTGTCCCGCAACACTGAATGTAAGACTCTGCGTTCTCTTTCCAACAGGTGCCGCTATCATCTGTGTCGGAGAGTTTAAACTGCCACTTGAAGGCTGACTCGCTGACCGACCCCGAACTGGTAAATCACTGCTGTAGGTGAAGCCAAGAACCTGCAAACACATCAACAGTTTTAGTTTGATTGTGAGCTGTTCCAGTCGTTTTCTGTCAATGATAACAATGATATGGCCCACATTTTTGGAGATGGGGTAAGGGTAATCTCTGTGTCATCCAGCTTGTCCAATGTATCAATTGGCTGTGAGAAAACTTGGGCTAGCCTAGTATTGAGTTATGCAGCAAATGAGACCTAATCTAATGAAAGAGAGGAAAGAAATCTCTCTTACCCCTTGTGGTGACCGAATATATCCAGAGGGATCTGACACCAGGTGACGAGGGATCTTAATCTTTGGCTTCTTCTTCTTGGTGTCTGTCTCGGGGACAGACACCTCACTGACCTCAGGTACGGCTGTTCCACTCTGGGTCAGGACACCACCAAGGAAATCGGCCATTTCATCCTGGAAAGTAAACAaacaagtttgaaaaaaagtcTATTGACATGCAGCTCAAGAGGGATTATTTGACGGGCCTGCATTTACATTCAGGTAAAGAGATTCTTGGTTTTAATTTCAAGGGTTGAGAAAACATGAATTCAGGCCCGATTCAAACTCCTCATCCCAATTCTTGCCTAGAGCCATGCACTTAAGACAGAAACACAACACACCTGAATACATCGATCAACCATACTCTGTGTGATGCCttcttgtttcttcttcatcttggaGACCCTGAGATTATCGTCAGTTCCACCGACCAGGATCAGTCCATTCTCAGCTTTCATCTTCTCTCTCATGTCTTCAAGGTCATCGATCCGACACATTGTCGCCTGCTGGCCGAGGACAAACAAGGTTGGCGTTCTGCTCTCCAGCAAGGCGTCTTCAACATCCTAGAACAGAAAGCTCCACAATGTCATGATCAATAGTCATAACAGGCAGACATAGGATGTCCCAATATTCAACTTCCCGACTTGATGGACACAACTGCCACAAGTTGACCTTTCGCCTAATATTCTGCACTATCTCACCATGGtctgattaaggaattgatattgAGCTGGCGCACGGTCCTTGGTTGGTTGCTTAATCAAGACCGCTCCAGAAGACCAAAACCAGAGGCACCAGCCGAGGGTATGGGGATGTATCACTTAGCCACCAACTGCATGCACTTTAGATTTAGGCACTTCTTGGTCACTCACAACTGATTAAACTACAATACACACCCAAAAACAACATAACATACCCCTCGTCCTCCATGTATGCCCATGAAAGGGAAGCCTAAGCAGACAACGGCAGTGACATTCTCAACAAGAGAGACGTGGCAGGCAACGAGGGCACCAACATTCCAGCCAATCAGAACCAGCGGCCGATTCGGGAAATGACTCTGcagctgaaagtgaaaatgATTCCATAGATGAGTACTCCATCTGGTGGTACAACATGAAACTGATCAAATAATTAATCACATAACTTGGCAGCCGGTCTTCaaaataatgggtgatatgaataaagactagcaaatgcttttatctaaaactccatgtacatttacactaggcctttatgtacaaaattgaagtaaaagcatttgctagtctttattcatatcacccaatccCAATGTACCCATAACCTGCTAACCCTAAAATGGTTTTGAGGGGTACAATAGCTCGAATGGTGCTTGAGAACTTCATTCTCTCAGAGACTTCCAACATATTGTCACAACTCTTACCTCAAGAACCTTGGTCCTAACCGCTCCAATCATGTGTTCCAAACACTGTGCTATACCAACACCACTACCACCGTTGACAGTGTGCATGGTGACGGGGATGACTTTACCAAGGTTGGACAGCTGAGATGTCCAGAAGCGATGCCTTCGACTGTGGAATGTTGAATGATGTGTTGGTCCATTTGGGGCTATCAGCAGCAATGGATTTCCAGGTaactttttctgaaaagaaaagataCCAGTTTTTGTTCAAATGTTCAATATACTGTAAGATTGAGAGTACTAGTGACCGATTTGATAACAATGATATTGGCAAAGTTACTTTCTGATCTCCCATCTTTACCTTTTAAGACAAGAGATGATTTTGAACTCTCTGTCACTACAATGTTTTGGTGTGCTGATACATTAAGTTTCTGAGGCAGCTAGTGAGCAAACCTCAACAACTTTCTTACCGGTTTATGAGCCGACAACACACTCATGGCCGGGTCCCAAGGACTGAGGCAGCTGGTGAGCAAACCTCAACAACTTTCTTACCGGTTTATGTGCCGACAACACACTCATGGCCGGGTCCCAAGGACGCTTCAGAAGGAGCTGCAATGCCTCGGCTGTGGTGGCATTCGCCCGAGATGAATTCGTTGACAGCATGATCATCTTATCAATTAGTGATGGCACCTTGGACTTGAGGGTCTGTAGCACATCAAGATAGGCAGAGAGCATCGGGAGGCTGAGATTCTCCACAAGGACAGAGTGCAGCCATTGGGAAAGCTTGGAATCCTGCGGAGAAGATAAACAAGTTTAAAGCTTCTGCAAGTCATATTTGTGCAAagacagtcatggcagtatTGAAGTATCAATGCAGCATTCTAACAAACCTTGATTGCAATGGCGCATGTTGTATTCCACACTGGTGTCATTCTTGGATCAAATTGTGCTGCGTTGGATTCAAGTAAACAAAGCCACAACTGAAGAGAGTTTGTTTGGCAGACAACTCACTTAATTTTAGGTGTGATAAGTTTGTAATTAACTCTGCACTTCTCTGTACTTCATGAATACTTACCCATCCTACAGAGGCCAGTGCCTGTCTCACCCTTTTTGctgttttgtcaacatgtattCGCCGCATGATAGGTTCCTTGGCATGCTGAAAGATTGCAAATAAACAGAACTTGAAAGATAAACTTAGAAGGCCTTGTACTGCTAGGGTAGTCAGGCGATGAATTAATGTGAGGTTCTCTTGATCAACATGCTTCCAGTGTCCCCTGACAACCTGATACATCCGTGATGATTGAGATGACAAAAAAAAGACTTACACCTTCATACGCCAGTCTTGCCAAGCGATCAGACTGCAGCGCCTTCATCACCTTGTTGAACAGTCGATTCTGTTGCACCGTCCACCCAgttctgaagaaaaacaacacGAAACAAATAGAGAGGAAATCATCCCTTTCCTTCTGACAATGGGATGCAGGATACATCTACAAATGTATACTGGCAGTTTCTGTTGACATTTTAAATGCTAAACTTTGATAATTGTCTCACCTCGTGATATGTTCCTCCCAGTCATCGGGACACTCCTCTGTACGAGCAAACGTCACATGTCTCTCACACTCATTCATCACTGACCTTGCCTTCGCTGGATCAAATGGTACAGTCGACTTGTAAGGTACATTCACCACATCGATGACCACATCAGGTTCACTGGAATGGGTCAAGAAATAAATTGATTCATAGATTCTCAACTTTGACGGTCTTTGAATCGCTTTATTAGGTTCTAATATTTCTCTGTTTGATCAAATCACTGATTGCAAGTTCTTACTGATAAGAGACTCGGAAGTGATTGAAAGGACAACTTGAACAAGAAGACAACTAACTTTTAACTTGAACAAgaggacaacaagtgacattaTTTGGGCACCGATTTGTTGGTGGCCCTTGGCTATGtcagcactgccacttgcaaaGGGGGGAGCATAATGACATTGGTATACCATCATTTTGGCACAGAACCATTTCAGCCAGTATTTATGACATCTGATGTCCTACTTACGGCCTGCTTTGCTCAAGTGTCGCGTTCCGTGGGAACTTGTCCATGAACAACATCTTCATTGCTTTAGCATTGCTGGCATCTGGATGAGCACTCCAAGGCTTAGCATAACAGTGGTCCAATCCAACAAGATCAAGTTCTGGCTCCTGTCCTGAGACGTGATAGAGGAAAGACGTGCTGCGACCGACTGCTCCACGGTCGAGAGGCATGATGGGAGAAAGCGTCGGCGAGGAGGTGGTACCAGCCGCCAGCAACACAGTGGGAGATATCATATTGAAACTCTAGAGGAAAGAAAGATGAAATACTAAGGCCTCATCGTAACAGCGCCATCTACAGTACCAATCCCaactgaaattgaataggcCCTACGGCGGGCTACGCAGTCACAGGTCGgcccaacaaaccatctttacaattgATCTTCACAGTAAAAGACATTCACTCAATGACCGTAAAAACCCTAGGCCTAAACAAATATTTCTGAAATGCGAATTTATATAATTTACTTTTTTTTCCAGGTGACACCCATTTCCATTACACCggcttttgattttgatttttcacAACTAAAATCATTATCTTCTACACCGAATTCTGGCCGGTTTTCGGTTATAAACTGTACCTTGTTCAAAGGACTAGATCCAGATGCGGTAACAAAGGAGAAAGACATCACTGAAATACCACAAACCCGATCTAAATCGacaaattatttgttttcttgCATCACAAAGTTCTAGCGACCGCCATTTTGCCTCAGTATTCACTTGACGGAAATATCAGTCCGTGTGACGAATATAGGGCTGTTTATAAAATTCT is a genomic window containing:
- the LOC135489885 gene encoding KAT8 regulatory NSL complex subunit 3-like, with translation MSFSFVTASGSSPLNKSFNMISPTVLLAAGTTSSPTLSPIMPLDRGAVGRSTSFLYHVSGQEPELDLVGLDHCYAKPWSAHPDASNAKAMKMLFMDKFPRNATLEQSRPEPDVVIDVVNVPYKSTVPFDPAKARSVMNECERHVTFARTEECPDDWEEHITRTGWTVQQNRLFNKVMKALQSDRLARLAYEGHAKEPIMRRIHVDKTAKRVRQALASVGWDSKLSQWLHSVLVENLSLPMLSAYLDVLQTLKSKVPSLIDKMIMLSTNSSRANATTAEALQLLLKRPWDPAMSVLSAHKPKKLPGNPLLLIAPNGPTHHSTFHSRRHRFWTSQLSNLGKVIPVTMHTVNGGSGVGIAQCLEHMIGAVRTKVLELQSHFPNRPLVLIGWNVGALVACHVSLVENVTAVVCLGFPFMGIHGGRGDVEDALLESRTPTLFVLGQQATMCRIDDLEDMREKMKAENGLILVGGTDDNLRVSKMKKKQEGITQSMVDRCIQDEMADFLGGVLTQSGTAVPEVSEVSVPETDTKKKKPKIKIPRHLVSDPSGYIRSPQGVLGFTYSSDLPVRGRSASQPSSGSLNSPTQMIAAPVGKRTQSLTFSVAGQKGIPAKRTYNKRKRSTSPIPVPIKRRVSSAKSSEAGSPLASTPPTDKTELAGLLTGAIKPHLRPDITGLITSTKDTISAVPEGRLLTLDEASHSSSSSSSSGTLLPTTILGVVPTSSLQPAHSKTVMTNQTTATVSGLAFSTLQALQKEQKPLSVTVNEGSAGSALDPPSQVISPTSQSELLTQLSPKTPPATVNSPLIGRLSALGGLYSLQRSSGKQSTIHFTTSSSNTTQIQQLLSGLGRSTATASTSSVPTARSAGSSLVNTTRSASGGAFSAASLAVGKMTQASSKVKTKYMSASSLACALNAEQERVQAIQKMQFHDFPLTTASLSRGGTTIGITQARILSKQLELKADATSSFVPVTVPSTVVTFTTLPTKTCASASSAGSTVSPSPAQGSGVPARSSPIDTVDGAGTTLQTKLDTSSPSVPLASTTDSLSKEKVAMISKENLGIVTSLIKTATVVTISPAAPVTSSPVSDSPKSETHMLQLSTSAKLMTASASKVASSPATTSYTTTNKPVLPTTSTRTRKIRTPKQIDM